A stretch of Phragmites australis chromosome 12, lpPhrAust1.1, whole genome shotgun sequence DNA encodes these proteins:
- the LOC133886055 gene encoding xylan O-acetyltransferase 12-like, with product MKSETAPKMTVLQSPVGLMSIVTSLVAFFIVVSSVSLLFDRGQETQVQMALEHENQEMQVKVVAEHHDQQLRGQEAEVQWRAELQDSARDAGEEECNWSTGRWVYDNVSRPLYSGLNCAFIFPEVACDKYGRKDVMYQHWRWQPHGCDLPRFNATKLLEKLRNKRLVFVGDSVNRNQWVSLVCMVEASIPDARLKMRVFNGSLISFKALEYNATIDFYWSPLLLESNSDNPIIHRVEYRIIRADRIEKHASAWRDADIIVFNSYLWWRKQKDDMRMKVMYGSFEDGDARLDEVEMIDGFEIALKKLTEWLGENIDKNKTRVFFAGSSPTHSWASNWGGEDSNKCLNETEPIYKIGYKAATTDYSLMAKAKSYFATLEPKGIHVEILNITELSDYRKDGHPTVFRRQFVPLTKEQIANPASYADCTHWCLPGVPDVWNEFLYGYLMYK from the exons ATGAAGTCCGAAACCGCTCCCAAGATGACGGTTCTCCAATCTCCCGTTGGACTGATGAGCATCGTGACCTCCCTAGTGGCCTTCTTCATCGTCGTCAGCTCCGTCTCCCTCTTGTTCGACCGAGGCCAGGAAACACAAGTGCAAATGGCGTTGGAGCACGAGAATCAAGAGATGCAGGTGAAGGTGGTGGCCGAACACCATGATCAACAGCTAAGAGGCCAGGAAGCAGAGGTGCAGTGGAGAGCTGAGCTCCAGGACTCGGCGAGGgacgccggcgaggaggagtGCAACTGGTCGACGGGACGGTGGGTCTACGACAACGTATCTCGGCCATTGTACTCCGGGCTCAATTGCGCCTTCATCTTCCCAGAGGTGGCTTGCGACAAATATGGCAGGAAGGATGTCATGTACCAGCACTGGAGATGGCAGCCTCATGGATGCGACCTTCCGAG ATTCAACGCCACCAAGCTGCTTGAAAAGCTGAGGAACAAGAGATTGGTGTTTGTGGGCGACTCAGTCAACAGGAACCAATGGGTTTCCCTGGTGTGCATGGTGGAGGCCTCTATACCTGATGCCAGGCTCAAGATGCGCGTCTTCAATGGCTCGCTCATTTCCTTCAAGGCATTG GAATACAATGCGACAATAGACTTCTACTGGTCGCCACTGCTTCTGGAGTCCAACAGCGATAACCCCATCATCCACCGGGTGGAGTACCGGATCATAAGGGCAGACAGAATTGAGAAGCATGCCAGTGCCTGGAGGGATGCTGACATCATTGTCTTCAATTCTTACCTGTGGTGGAGGAAGCAGAAGGATGACATGAGGATGAAGGTCAT GTATGGTTCATTTGAAGATGGTGATGCAAGGTTAGACGAAGTGGAAATGATTGATGGTTTCGAGATAGCTCTCAAGAAACTAACCGAATGGCTCGGAGAGAATATTGACAAGAACAAGACTAGAGTCTTTTTCGCAGGGTCATCACCTACACATTCCTG GGCTAGCAACTGGGGTGGAGAAGACAGCAACAAATGTCTTAATGAAACGGAGCCGATCTACAAAATCGGATACAAAGCCGCAACTACAGATTACAGCTTGATGGCCAAGGCTAAGTCGTATTTTGCAACATTGGAGCCGAAAGGTATACATGTTGAGATACTCAACATCACGGAGCTGTCTGACTACCGCAAGGACGGGCATCCCACGGTGTTCAGGAGACAGTTTGTTCCTCTGACGAAAGAGCAGATTGCGAACCCGGCCAGCTATGCGGATTGCACACATTGGTGCCTCCCTGGTGTTCCTGATGTCTGGAACGAGTTTTTGTACGGCTACCTCATGTACAAATGA